In Paenibacillus sonchi, a single genomic region encodes these proteins:
- a CDS encoding helix-turn-helix transcriptional regulator has translation MGKNLRLKASRAAKDMSQKQLADAVGVTRQTIIAIENGDYNPTIRLCIEICLTLGKTLDELFWEGDEHGEN, from the coding sequence ATGGGGAAAAATTTAAGGCTGAAGGCCTCCAGAGCGGCAAAAGATATGTCGCAGAAGCAGCTGGCAGACGCTGTGGGAGTGACAAGACAGACGATTATTGCCATCGAGAACGGTGACTACAATCCCACGATCAGGTTGTGTATTGAGATTTGCTTAACCTTAGGGAAGACGCTGGATGAACTTTTTTGGGAGGGTGATGAGCATGGGGAGAACTAA
- a CDS encoding winged helix-turn-helix transcriptional regulator: MEEHQLTMCPRFESAFSFLGKRWNGLIIQTLMSGPKRFKDISGLIPSMSDKMLSERMKDLECEGILVRHVYPETPVRIEYELTAKGRALEPVMQQIQSWAESWVE; this comes from the coding sequence ATGGAAGAACATCAATTGACGATGTGCCCTCGATTCGAATCGGCCTTCTCCTTCTTAGGTAAACGTTGGAATGGACTTATTATTCAGACATTGATGAGCGGACCCAAACGGTTTAAGGATATTTCGGGTCTAATCCCGTCGATGAGCGATAAGATGTTGTCCGAACGAATGAAGGACCTGGAGTGTGAAGGAATTCTGGTACGCCATGTGTACCCGGAAACACCCGTACGCATCGAGTATGAACTGACAGCCAAAGGCCGTGCGCTTGAGCCGGTTATGCAGCAGATTCAGTCTTGGGCGGAGAGCTGGGTCGAATAG
- a CDS encoding glycosyl hydrolase family 65 protein yields MQFDGATVCLKPALPKHWQSVELPVTLRGGQYSLRVTRDEIVITAAAGNREALAFAGFGGPAELCGPGAELRLRLAEPAAAEN; encoded by the coding sequence GTGCAGTTCGACGGAGCTACCGTCTGCCTGAAGCCGGCGCTGCCCAAGCATTGGCAGTCGGTCGAACTGCCGGTTACACTGCGCGGAGGTCAATACAGCCTGCGTGTCACTCGTGATGAAATCGTGATTACAGCGGCAGCGGGCAACCGTGAGGCTCTGGCTTTTGCCGGATTCGGCGGCCCGGCTGAGCTGTGCGGACCAGGTGCAGAGCTGCGGCTGCGCTTGGCGGAACCGGCAGCGGCAGAAAATTGA
- a CDS encoding Crp/Fnr family transcriptional regulator: MIKEHYNVIEAHGNTNCFSEQNFNRLLVTMKERMVPEGSHLFWEGDYSDKLFYIKRGRVKLTKSTDEGKELILYMYQAGDMVGQADPFFSTKHSFTAEVIEESEVGVIEQKDLEILICQHCDFAIDFMKWMGIHHRLTQTKFRDLMMYGKPGALCSTLIRLGNTYGEKSGDSILINKKITHTDLSNMIGATRESVNRMLSDLRKKDAVEYENGMIVIKDLSMLQDICHCELCPNEICRI; this comes from the coding sequence ATGATAAAGGAACATTATAATGTTATCGAAGCCCACGGAAATACAAACTGTTTCTCCGAACAGAACTTTAACCGGCTTCTGGTCACAATGAAAGAGCGTATGGTGCCAGAGGGCTCTCACCTGTTTTGGGAGGGTGACTACTCGGATAAATTGTTTTATATCAAACGTGGACGTGTGAAATTAACCAAATCTACCGACGAAGGCAAAGAACTCATTCTGTATATGTATCAGGCAGGCGACATGGTAGGTCAGGCAGACCCGTTCTTCAGCACCAAGCACAGCTTTACCGCCGAAGTGATTGAGGAAAGTGAAGTTGGCGTTATCGAGCAGAAGGATCTGGAGATTCTGATCTGCCAGCATTGTGATTTTGCTATTGACTTTATGAAATGGATGGGTATCCATCACCGTCTCACCCAGACAAAATTCCGTGATCTGATGATGTACGGCAAGCCCGGCGCACTCTGCTCCACGCTGATCCGTCTGGGCAATACCTATGGGGAGAAGTCCGGGGACAGCATTCTGATCAACAAAAAAATTACGCATACGGATCTCTCCAACATGATCGGTGCTACCCGTGAGAGCGTCAACCGGATGCTGAGCGATCTGCGTAAAAAAGATGCTGTGGAATATGAGAACGGCATGATCGTCATCAAGGATCTTTCGATGCTTCAGGACATCTGCCACTGTGAATTATGTCCGAACGAAATTTGCCGCATTTAA
- a CDS encoding alpha/beta hydrolase: MKTMLLWPEGAPGALGTSDEDCPAITPYLVEGDKNAAVLVCPGGGYGMRADHEGGPVAEWLNTLGISAFVLRYRVAPYGYPHALRDAQRALRTIRYRAEEYGVDPDRLGILGFSAGGHLASAAGVLFDAGDEEASEPLERKSCRPDLLILCYPVISMAEGVTHQGSRENQLGTDPDPELVKRLSSELQVTAATPPAFLWHTSDDGAVPVENSLQFAAALSRHRIPFDLHVYAHGQHGLGLAGGEPHTRSWTEACASWLALNGYTK, encoded by the coding sequence ATGAAGACAATGTTGTTATGGCCGGAAGGGGCGCCTGGCGCACTGGGAACAAGCGATGAGGATTGCCCGGCGATTACGCCTTATCTGGTGGAAGGCGACAAGAACGCCGCTGTGCTTGTCTGTCCGGGCGGCGGGTATGGCATGCGTGCAGACCACGAAGGAGGACCGGTGGCTGAATGGCTGAATACACTGGGAATCTCGGCTTTTGTGCTGCGATACCGCGTAGCGCCTTATGGATACCCCCATGCGCTGCGGGATGCACAGCGTGCGCTCCGCACGATCCGTTACCGCGCTGAAGAGTATGGGGTAGATCCTGACAGACTGGGAATCCTGGGATTTTCGGCAGGCGGACATTTAGCTTCTGCTGCCGGCGTTCTGTTCGATGCGGGTGATGAAGAAGCTTCAGAACCTTTGGAACGGAAGTCCTGCCGTCCGGATTTGTTGATTCTATGTTATCCGGTAATATCCATGGCTGAAGGAGTGACCCATCAGGGCTCCAGGGAGAATCAGCTGGGGACCGACCCCGATCCGGAGCTGGTGAAACGTCTCAGCAGCGAGCTTCAGGTTACGGCAGCTACCCCGCCTGCCTTCCTGTGGCATACTTCGGATGACGGAGCGGTACCTGTGGAGAACAGCCTGCAATTTGCTGCTGCGTTAAGCCGTCACCGCATTCCGTTTGATCTTCACGTGTATGCTCATGGCCAGCATGGGCTTGGCCTGGCCGGCGGGGAGCCGCACACCCGGAGCTGGACTGAGGCCTGCGCGTCCTGGCTGGCGTTAAACGGCTATACGAAGTAG
- the nirD gene encoding nitrite reductase small subunit NirD has translation MKTATQEYAVGKTQDFLLQIGRVVVAGGVELAIFRTSDGDIHAIENRSPHPKGGPLAEGIVSGSYLYDPLYDWKIDLRSGEVQAPDHGKVKVYPVELDGDRVKVCL, from the coding sequence ATGAAAACTGCGACACAAGAATATGCTGTAGGCAAGACGCAGGACTTCCTGCTGCAGATTGGGCGGGTTGTCGTTGCGGGTGGGGTGGAGCTGGCAATATTCCGCACCTCTGACGGAGATATTCATGCCATAGAGAACCGCAGTCCGCATCCAAAAGGCGGTCCGCTGGCTGAGGGTATCGTCTCCGGCAGCTATCTGTATGATCCGCTGTATGACTGGAAGATCGATCTGCGCAGCGGCGAAGTGCAGGCCCCGGATCACGGCAAGGTGAAGGTATACCCGGTAGAGCTGGACGGAGATCGTGTAAAGGTCTGCTTGTAG
- a CDS encoding DUF6773 family protein codes for MGRTNLDERQLQNKHKAGNQAFILLAFLLLADMGLQNYGIHWLEYPLSNYIIFLIGVGSYLVRIIWNGSYVGPGSGNLTANGRSLLGAVLAILVALCVITAAWMGSSGKTSGGTGAGPVILMISTAVGLVILGTVFWIRRRNNREEA; via the coding sequence ATGGGGAGAACTAATCTGGACGAAAGACAACTGCAAAACAAGCACAAGGCGGGGAATCAGGCGTTTATCCTGCTGGCCTTCCTGCTGCTTGCGGATATGGGTCTGCAAAATTACGGAATTCACTGGCTCGAATATCCCCTGAGCAACTACATTATTTTTCTTATCGGTGTGGGTTCTTACCTGGTACGGATTATCTGGAACGGTTCCTATGTAGGGCCGGGCAGCGGGAATCTGACGGCTAATGGCCGAAGCTTATTGGGTGCAGTTCTGGCCATTCTTGTCGCGTTATGCGTCATCACCGCCGCCTGGATGGGCTCATCCGGAAAAACCTCTGGCGGCACCGGCGCCGGGCCGGTCATTCTGATGATTTCTACAGCTGTCGGACTGGTCATCCTGGGTACGGTGTTCTGGATCAGAAGAAGAAACAACCGGGAAGAAGCATAG
- a CDS encoding IS4 family transposase, whose product MDNIPKMTVIRQCLSLLPTLSPTCVPLDYGVKKLRTLALLQLSVTAHLLRWESYREYAWQLDASPDLQELLGLPSISASQVSRRMNQLPTALLEHLFYALTHLIKNLSRPASSGLLQRVGRLLLVDASCLKLPAFLSDWARVTRDRCGVKIHVSYAVTSPEHTFVQHMVPSTGNVSDYEGSDLLLHEEEVTYVLDRGYVCYERMDRWIEGGLNFVMRIADHHQANVLHEHPVPEGSRILRDATVQMGSGYTAMEQRVRLVEFTDEKGRLYRIVTTQWEASAEDIAEIYKHRWLIELFFKWLKQHLRLVRLQSTQPQGI is encoded by the coding sequence ATGGATAACATACCTAAAATGACCGTCATTCGTCAATGCCTTTCTTTATTGCCTACCTTGTCCCCCACTTGCGTCCCTTTGGACTATGGGGTAAAAAAGCTGCGTACCCTCGCACTATTGCAGCTTTCGGTAACCGCTCATCTTTTGCGCTGGGAATCCTACCGCGAGTATGCGTGGCAGCTCGACGCTTCCCCTGATCTGCAGGAACTCCTAGGGCTTCCAAGCATTAGTGCTTCACAGGTCAGCCGGCGGATGAATCAGTTGCCTACGGCCTTGCTGGAACATCTGTTTTATGCCCTAACCCATCTTATCAAAAACCTGTCCCGTCCTGCCTCGAGCGGGCTGCTTCAGCGAGTCGGGCGGTTACTTCTTGTGGATGCCAGTTGCTTGAAACTTCCTGCCTTTTTGTCTGACTGGGCCCGGGTGACGCGGGACCGCTGCGGCGTTAAAATTCATGTCTCGTACGCGGTGACTTCCCCGGAACATACCTTCGTTCAGCACATGGTGCCTTCCACGGGGAATGTGAGTGACTACGAAGGATCGGATCTGTTGCTGCACGAGGAAGAGGTCACCTATGTCCTGGATCGCGGGTACGTATGCTACGAGCGGATGGACCGCTGGATTGAAGGTGGGCTGAATTTTGTGATGCGCATCGCCGACCACCATCAAGCCAATGTGCTCCACGAGCACCCCGTTCCGGAAGGAAGCCGCATCCTGCGGGACGCCACCGTCCAAATGGGGAGCGGATATACGGCGATGGAGCAACGCGTTCGTCTCGTCGAATTTACGGATGAAAAGGGACGATTGTACCGAATTGTGACCACGCAATGGGAGGCCTCCGCCGAAGATATCGCAGAGATATACAAGCACCGGTGGCTGATCGAACTCTTTTTTAAGTGGCTGAAGCAGCATCTGCGGTTGGTTCGCTTGCAAAGTACCCAGCCGCAGGGAATCTGA
- the pgmB gene encoding beta-phosphoglucomutase — protein sequence MEHMKGAIFDLDGVIVNTAKYHYLAWRSLAADLGFEFTEAHNERLKGVSRMRSLDILLEIGGLEFDEAEKAAMAERKNRRYVDYISRLDDSELLPGVREYLGRLKERGIGIALGSASKNAVFILDKLKITGLFDAVVDGNTVSRAKPDPEVFQTACRRLGLQPADCVVFEDAEAGVAAARAAGMRVVGIGKREMLAEADVVITGLHEL from the coding sequence ATGGAGCATATGAAGGGTGCAATCTTTGATTTGGACGGTGTAATTGTAAACACGGCCAAATATCATTATCTGGCCTGGCGCTCGCTTGCCGCAGACCTCGGGTTCGAATTCACGGAGGCGCATAACGAAAGGCTGAAGGGGGTCAGCCGTATGAGATCACTTGATATTCTGCTGGAGATCGGCGGCCTGGAATTCGATGAAGCGGAGAAGGCGGCAATGGCCGAACGGAAGAATCGGCGATATGTAGACTATATCTCGCGCCTGGATGATTCGGAGCTGCTGCCGGGCGTCCGCGAATATCTCGGCAGGCTTAAGGAGCGGGGGATAGGCATTGCTCTGGGCTCTGCCAGCAAAAACGCCGTATTCATCCTGGATAAGCTGAAGATAACCGGGCTGTTCGATGCGGTTGTTGACGGCAACACCGTATCCCGCGCCAAACCGGACCCCGAGGTCTTTCAGACCGCCTGCCGCAGGCTTGGGCTGCAGCCTGCGGATTGTGTGGTTTTTGAGGATGCGGAAGCGGGGGTTGCCGCCGCCAGAGCGGCAGGGATGCGGGTGGTTGGCATCGGCAAGCGGGAAATGCTGGCGGAAGCCGATGTCGTCATAACCGGATTGCATGAATTGTAG
- a CDS encoding sensor histidine kinase encodes MLSGFIKPIVRLNVKQQLILLFLIMISPILILNSYGNYKAEEILKRHVTNAYVELNKQNFAIINRDIDTVNKITTTVIQNPILQQLHVSGGEPVMERVERYETIEKLLGSYSQGAGRGDGIYYSLYVYDPDNYYFFAPNFPQVKKAGVYFFSTGEKPYWFDQVVQQKGRGYLMFAEKLSPQAENLKTLTYVRAVNSIYRGAGTIGVLVVTKMESKIGESLKSISLPEGEIYLTDMNNRVLASTTNATGEVIGLPEGAEAGDPEGTEDIITDDFIYVVNNNHAFAQKLVYKVPVKALLQQQKEMKRVIQYITVAYALFGLIIITYFWRSLMTPLQKLAFFVRKYEPGNRVPETPQRGTNDEVSVLIASTYDMARRLNSLIMYKYQMELKQKESQLQLLYQQINPHLLYNTLESIYWKSSLEGNIESAEMIKELSKLMKISLSRGRELITLEEELEHASAYIKLQQHRYDYVFTVIWNIAPETKTNLIPKITLQPLIENAIIHGVKNMAEDGEILITSVLQEDTILITIADNGYKPVDYRAIEQILNDESPSPAGGYGIRNINQRVHLHFGSRYGISYAPRQGGGTVVTVKLPKSENQQ; translated from the coding sequence ATGTTGTCTGGTTTTATCAAGCCCATCGTCAGGCTGAACGTCAAGCAGCAGCTGATTCTGCTGTTTCTGATAATGATCTCGCCCATACTGATCCTGAACAGCTATGGCAACTACAAAGCGGAGGAAATTTTGAAGCGCCATGTCACCAATGCCTATGTGGAGCTGAACAAGCAGAACTTTGCGATTATCAATCGAGACATTGATACAGTGAACAAGATTACCACCACCGTGATTCAGAATCCGATTCTGCAGCAGCTGCATGTCAGCGGCGGCGAGCCTGTGATGGAGCGGGTGGAACGCTATGAAACCATTGAAAAACTGCTGGGCAGCTACTCGCAGGGCGCCGGACGGGGCGACGGGATTTATTACTCGCTGTACGTGTACGACCCCGACAATTATTATTTTTTTGCTCCCAATTTTCCTCAGGTGAAGAAGGCGGGCGTGTATTTTTTCTCCACAGGTGAGAAGCCCTACTGGTTTGACCAGGTCGTGCAGCAGAAAGGCAGAGGGTATTTAATGTTCGCAGAGAAGCTTAGCCCGCAGGCCGAGAATCTCAAGACACTGACTTACGTCCGGGCGGTCAACAGCATTTACAGGGGGGCAGGAACCATCGGCGTGCTGGTGGTCACCAAGATGGAGTCCAAAATCGGCGAATCGCTGAAATCCATTTCCCTGCCGGAAGGCGAAATCTATTTGACCGATATGAACAACCGGGTACTGGCTTCGACCACCAATGCGACTGGAGAGGTTATTGGCCTGCCGGAGGGGGCTGAGGCCGGTGATCCCGAAGGAACCGAGGACATTATCACGGATGACTTCATCTATGTGGTGAACAACAACCATGCCTTTGCCCAGAAGCTGGTCTACAAGGTCCCGGTCAAAGCGCTGCTCCAGCAGCAGAAGGAAATGAAGCGGGTGATTCAATACATAACGGTTGCTTACGCGCTCTTCGGGCTGATCATCATTACTTATTTCTGGCGTTCGCTCATGACTCCACTGCAGAAGCTGGCTTTTTTTGTGCGCAAATACGAGCCGGGCAACCGTGTTCCCGAGACCCCGCAGAGAGGGACCAATGATGAAGTCAGTGTACTGATCGCTTCTACTTACGATATGGCCCGCAGGCTGAATAGTCTTATCATGTATAAATACCAGATGGAGCTGAAGCAGAAGGAATCCCAACTGCAGCTGCTTTATCAGCAGATCAATCCGCATCTGCTCTATAACACTCTGGAGAGCATTTATTGGAAAAGCTCGCTGGAAGGCAATATCGAATCCGCGGAAATGATCAAGGAACTATCGAAGCTGATGAAGATCAGCTTAAGCCGGGGCCGGGAGCTGATTACGCTGGAGGAGGAGCTGGAGCATGCCAGTGCCTATATCAAGCTGCAGCAGCACCGGTATGACTATGTATTCACGGTCATCTGGAACATCGCCCCGGAGACCAAAACGAATCTCATTCCCAAGATCACCCTCCAGCCCCTGATCGAAAATGCCATCATCCATGGTGTCAAAAATATGGCTGAAGACGGGGAAATCCTCATCACTTCAGTTCTTCAGGAGGACACAATTCTGATTACCATAGCGGATAACGGCTACAAGCCGGTGGATTACAGGGCCATTGAGCAGATCTTAAATGATGAGAGCCCGAGTCCGGCCGGCGGCTACGGCATCCGCAATATCAATCAGCGGGTCCACTTGCATTTTGGCTCCCGATATGGAATCAGCTACGCTCCCCGCCAGGGTGGAGGGACAGTCGTCACGGTTAAACTTCCCAAGTCGGAGAATCAACAATAG
- a CDS encoding glycoside hydrolase family 65 protein: MAKVADKYLKVDPWAVIEEGFDPLRNRTSESIFSVGNEYMGVRGYAEEGYSGDSLPGSYFNGLHEQLEIGNHYKGMIRSLRYMVNAVDWLHTRLTVEGEQLDLAHSRISDYSRRLDFRTGTYSRQFIWLLGSGKKLKLTFTRLVSMTDSHLGLQQVVFEPLNFSGAVEICTGLDFGSIHEERGQSMWRSLRCGVQDGITAIMASTLNTGNKLFSGFVLQSSQELQPAKVERDRFIGQAFRLQLTQGTKDSYTKLAVHCRDQEAYLHEDALWTKGLELAAAASKRNDAEVFADQSAYWSGIWETSDIRIEGDPENQQGIRFCIFQLYQTYHGDHPGYNIGAKGLTGEAYRGLAFWDTESYCLPFYMFNNPKAAKSLLEFRYKTLPEAMDRAKEVDCEGACYPIATIDGTESCDLWQHSNLQLHVGTAVSYGIWHYVKNTGDRDFLYSKGAEMLIQISRFYATRGQWGQRSGEYGYFGVMGPDEFQLMVNNNCYINLMAKKMFEFTLETLAGMEIQVPDAYAELIRKTGLRTEELTDWSSKAEHMRIPLDPDSGVYEEHDGYFDLPHIDIHSIPVTDFPLYSNWSYDRLYRYDMIKQPDVLMFMFLYNGEFSREAKRANYEFYEPRCIHESSLSPSIHSILACEIGKEEEAYQFFEFATRLDLDNYNRNTREGLHTTSIAAVWMNIVYGFGGMRSDGERLSFRPTLPQRWTSYSFQVMYEGVLLGITVDSEHVRFKALRGGTASILVYGQQIMVDAAGTVLPLGEGMLA, encoded by the coding sequence ATGGCAAAAGTAGCAGACAAATATCTGAAGGTTGATCCCTGGGCGGTTATCGAGGAGGGCTTCGATCCATTGCGGAACCGGACCTCGGAATCGATTTTTTCCGTAGGCAACGAGTATATGGGAGTGCGCGGCTATGCCGAGGAGGGCTACAGCGGTGATTCCCTGCCGGGCAGCTACTTCAATGGCCTTCATGAGCAGTTGGAGATCGGCAATCATTACAAGGGAATGATCCGTTCGCTGCGCTACATGGTAAATGCGGTGGACTGGCTGCATACACGCCTTACGGTAGAGGGGGAGCAGCTGGATCTGGCCCACAGCCGGATATCGGATTACAGCCGCAGACTGGATTTCCGCACAGGCACCTATAGCCGCCAATTCATTTGGCTGCTGGGGAGCGGCAAGAAGCTGAAGCTCACATTTACACGGCTGGTCAGCATGACGGATTCCCATCTGGGCCTGCAGCAGGTTGTGTTCGAGCCGCTGAATTTCTCAGGAGCTGTGGAGATATGCACCGGACTTGATTTTGGCAGCATCCATGAGGAACGCGGACAGAGCATGTGGAGAAGTCTGCGTTGCGGCGTACAAGACGGTATTACAGCCATTATGGCGAGCACCTTGAACACAGGCAATAAGCTGTTTTCCGGCTTTGTTCTGCAATCCTCCCAGGAACTGCAGCCGGCAAAGGTAGAACGCGACCGTTTTATCGGGCAGGCCTTTAGGCTGCAATTAACCCAAGGCACAAAGGATTCTTATACAAAGCTTGCTGTCCATTGCAGAGATCAGGAGGCTTACCTTCATGAGGATGCGCTCTGGACTAAAGGGCTGGAGCTGGCGGCAGCTGCCTCCAAACGCAATGATGCTGAGGTGTTCGCGGATCAATCCGCCTATTGGAGCGGAATATGGGAGACGAGCGACATCCGTATTGAAGGTGATCCCGAGAATCAGCAGGGCATCCGTTTCTGTATTTTTCAGCTCTATCAGACGTATCATGGCGATCATCCCGGCTATAATATCGGAGCCAAAGGGCTGACAGGTGAAGCCTACCGGGGGCTGGCTTTCTGGGACACGGAATCGTATTGTCTGCCGTTCTATATGTTCAACAACCCCAAAGCGGCTAAAAGCCTGCTGGAATTCCGCTACAAAACGCTGCCGGAGGCAATGGACCGCGCGAAGGAGGTGGACTGCGAGGGGGCTTGCTACCCGATTGCCACGATAGACGGAACCGAAAGCTGCGACCTGTGGCAGCACTCCAACCTCCAGCTTCATGTCGGCACGGCGGTCTCCTACGGCATCTGGCATTATGTGAAGAACACAGGCGACAGGGATTTCCTGTACAGCAAAGGTGCTGAGATGCTGATTCAGATCAGCCGGTTCTACGCCACCCGCGGACAGTGGGGGCAGCGCAGCGGGGAATATGGTTATTTTGGCGTGATGGGTCCTGACGAATTCCAGCTGATGGTGAATAATAACTGCTACATTAATCTTATGGCGAAGAAAATGTTCGAATTTACGCTGGAGACGCTTGCCGGGATGGAGATACAGGTGCCGGATGCCTATGCTGAACTTATCAGGAAGACAGGGCTCCGGACAGAAGAATTAACCGATTGGAGCAGCAAGGCAGAGCATATGCGGATACCGCTTGACCCGGACAGCGGGGTGTACGAGGAGCATGACGGTTATTTTGATCTGCCGCACATCGATATTCATTCCATACCTGTGACGGATTTCCCGCTGTATTCCAACTGGTCCTACGACCGGCTGTACCGCTATGACATGATCAAGCAGCCCGATGTGCTGATGTTTATGTTCTTATATAATGGAGAATTCTCCCGGGAAGCCAAACGGGCCAATTACGAATTTTACGAGCCGAGATGCATTCATGAATCCTCGCTTTCGCCGTCGATCCACTCTATTCTGGCCTGTGAGATCGGCAAAGAAGAGGAGGCTTATCAATTCTTCGAGTTTGCGACCCGGCTTGATCTGGACAATTACAACCGGAACACCCGCGAAGGCCTGCATACCACTTCGATTGCTGCGGTCTGGATGAATATCGTGTACGGCTTCGGCGGCATGCGTTCAGACGGTGAACGTCTCTCCTTCCGTCCGACGCTGCCGCAGCGCTGGACCTCTTACAGCTTCCAGGTGATGTATGAAGGGGTGCTGCTGGGCATTACAGTGGACAGTGAGCATGTAAGGTTCAAAGCTCTACGAGGCGGAACAGCCAGCATTCTGGTATATGGACAGCAGATTATGGTGGATGCCGCAGGCACAGTGCTTCCGCTGGGCGAAGGGATGCTGGCATGA
- the ric gene encoding iron-sulfur cluster repair di-iron protein — translation MNNTVTEGSVHFSGEAMVRDIVLQFPKAADYFKAQRIDFCCGGAKPLAEAATEKGLDTGAVLQDLNKLLAEHPVLEEDTAWNEASSEELVDFIINKHHRYLREELPLIAQNVTKVFRVHGEDSPHLAEMYRLFHTLREELLEHTAKEEESEFPKMLAYEKNPTEDSLTELRGLLRTLEAEHDGAGDILRELRRVTNDYTPPEHACTTYRLTYARLEELEGMTFEHVHLENNILFLRYQ, via the coding sequence TTGAACAATACAGTGACGGAAGGTTCCGTCCATTTTTCCGGTGAAGCCATGGTAAGGGATATCGTCCTTCAATTCCCCAAAGCGGCGGATTATTTCAAGGCACAGCGGATTGATTTCTGCTGCGGAGGCGCAAAACCTCTGGCAGAGGCTGCAACAGAAAAAGGGCTTGATACAGGAGCAGTGCTCCAGGATCTGAACAAGCTGCTGGCCGAGCATCCGGTGCTGGAAGAAGATACGGCCTGGAACGAAGCTTCATCAGAAGAGCTGGTCGACTTCATTATCAATAAGCATCACAGATATTTGCGCGAGGAGCTGCCGCTGATTGCCCAGAATGTGACCAAGGTCTTCCGGGTACACGGCGAGGACTCCCCGCATTTGGCGGAAATGTACCGGCTGTTCCATACGCTGCGGGAGGAATTGCTGGAGCATACGGCCAAGGAAGAAGAAAGCGAGTTTCCCAAAATGCTGGCTTATGAGAAAAATCCTACAGAGGACAGCCTGACCGAGCTGCGTGGACTTCTGCGTACGCTGGAAGCGGAGCATGACGGGGCGGGCGATATTTTGCGCGAGCTGCGGAGAGTTACCAATGATTACACACCGCCGGAGCATGCCTGCACGACTTACCGTCTCACCTATGCCCGGCTTGAAGAGCTGGAGGGAATGACCTTTGAGCATGTCCATCTGGAGAATAATATCCTGTTCCTGCGTTACCAATAG
- a CDS encoding formate/nitrite transporter family protein, whose product MFTQSVENIVETAAAKRDKMNESLPKYFLAALLAGAYVGIGIILIFSLGAPLAAVKSPFQPLIMGTSFGIALTLVVFAGSELFTGNNMFFTVSTLAGRTSVWDTVKNWIIVFIGNVAGAVVLALLIRGTGLFSAAPAEHLIFTAAAKKMSLPFSELFFRGILCNWLVCLALWMASRAKSETAKLVLIWWCLFAFIASGYEHSVANMTLLSVAVLLPNHPETVSLAGWFHNMIPVTLGNIVGGGVFVGMAYWLISPVRAARPGVITGTKKQVS is encoded by the coding sequence GTGTTTACGCAAAGTGTGGAAAATATCGTAGAGACGGCAGCAGCCAAACGTGACAAAATGAATGAAAGTCTGCCGAAGTATTTTCTTGCCGCATTGTTGGCCGGAGCTTATGTAGGTATTGGTATTATTCTGATTTTTTCGCTGGGAGCACCGCTGGCGGCGGTCAAATCCCCTTTTCAGCCGCTGATTATGGGGACGTCCTTCGGGATTGCCCTCACGCTGGTGGTCTTCGCCGGCTCGGAGCTGTTCACCGGAAACAATATGTTTTTCACCGTAAGCACCCTTGCCGGCCGGACCAGTGTGTGGGATACAGTGAAGAACTGGATCATCGTCTTTATCGGGAATGTAGCCGGAGCCGTGGTTCTGGCTCTGCTGATCCGGGGCACTGGATTGTTCAGCGCTGCTCCGGCGGAACATCTGATCTTCACCGCAGCCGCCAAAAAAATGAGTCTGCCCTTCTCTGAGCTGTTCTTCCGCGGTATTCTCTGTAACTGGCTGGTCTGCCTGGCACTATGGATGGCCTCGCGCGCCAAAAGCGAAACCGCTAAGCTGGTGCTGATCTGGTGGTGTCTGTTTGCCTTCATCGCGAGCGGTTATGAGCACAGTGTGGCCAATATGACGCTGCTGAGCGTAGCGGTGCTGCTGCCAAACCATCCCGAAACGGTCAGTCTGGCCGGGTGGTTTCATAATATGATTCCTGTGACCTTAGGCAATATTGTTGGCGGGGGCGTATTTGTCGGCATGGCCTATTGGCTGATTTCCCCGGTGCGGGCCGCACGGCCAGGCGTTATCACCGGAACCAAAAAACAAGTAAGCTAA